A genomic segment from Glycine soja cultivar W05 chromosome 18, ASM419377v2, whole genome shotgun sequence encodes:
- the LOC114396597 gene encoding probable methyltransferase PMT15, giving the protein MANWATLIQNCVSKKPNHQLTRLYLLSFTTFLCTIFYLLGLWHHAPPSLPAAAITTITTTHPNCLNSNPTLNFSATHFPPDPDASRDFHAPPCAASLSEYTPCEDVQRSLKFPRENLIYRERHCPTEEELLRCRVPAPFGYRVPLRWPESRDAAWFANVPHKELTVEKKNQNWVRFEGNRFRFPGGGTMFPRGADAYIDDIGKLIDLKDGSIRTALDTGCGVASWGAYLLSRDILAVSFAPRDTHEAQVQFALERGVPALIGVLASIRLPYPSRSFDMAHCSRCLIPWGQNEGIYLNEVDRVLRPGGYWILSGPPINWENHWNGWKRTRESLKEEQDGIEKVAKSLCWKKLVQKGDLAIWQKPTNHIHCKITRKVYKNRPFCEAKDPDTAWYTKMDICLTPLPEVNDIREVSGGELPKWPQRLKSVPPRISSGSLKGITGKMFKENNELWKKRVAYYKTLDYQLAERGRYRNLLDMNAYLGGFAAALIDDPVWVMNTVPVEAEVNTLGAIYERGLIGTYMNWCEAMSTYPRTYDFIHGDSVFSLYQNRCKMEDILLEMDRILRPEGSVILRDDVDVLLKVKSFTDAMQWESRIADHEKGPHQREKILFAVKQYWTAPSPDQK; this is encoded by the exons ATGGCCAATTGGGCTACCCTAATTCAAAACTGTGTTTCCAAGAAACCAAACCACCAACTCACAAGACTCTACCTTCTCTCCTTCACAACTTTTCTCTGCACCATCTTCTACCTCCTCGGCCTCTGGCACCACGCGCCGCCCTCCCTCCCCGCCGCCGCAAtcaccaccatcaccaccacccACCCCAATTGCCTAAATTCAAACCCCACACTCAACTTCTCCGCCACCCACTTCCCCCCCGACCCCGACGCGTCGCGTGACTTCCACGCGCCGCCCTGCGCCGCCTCCCTCTCGGAGTACACCCCCTGCGAGGACGTGCAACGCTCCCTGAAGTTCCCGCGCGAGAACCTCATCTACCGGGAGCGGCACTGCCCGACGGAGGAGGAATTGCTCCGGTGCAGGGTTCCGGCACCTTTCGGGTACCGCGTGCCGCTGCGATGGCCGGAGAGCCGCGACGCTGCGTGGTTCGCGAACGTGCCTCACAAGGAGCTGACCGTGGAGAAGAAGAACCAGAATTGGGTCCGGTTCGAAGGGAACCGGTTCAGGTTCCCCGGCGGTGGGACCATGTTTCCACGTGGCGCCGACGCGTACATCGACGACATCGGAAAACTCATTGACCTTAAAGATGGGTCCATCAGAACCGCCCTAGACACTGGCTGTGGG GTTGCAAGTTGGGGTGCCTATCTTCTGTCACGTGACATATTAGCAGTGTCATTTGCACCAAGAGATACACATGAAGCTCAAGTTCAATTTGCTCTTGAACGAGGAGTTCCTGCATTGATTGGAGTTCTTGCCTCAATTAGGCTTCCTTACCCATCAAGATCCTTTGACATGGCCCATTGCTCACGTTGCCTCATTCCCTGGGGTCAGAATG AGGGGATTTATTTGAATGAAGTTGATCGAGTTCTACGTCCAGGTGGGTATTGGATTCTATCAGGGCCACCCATAAACTGGGAGAATCACTGGAATGGTTGGAAGAGGACTCGTGAGAGTCTCAAAGAGGAACAGGATGGAATTGAGAAAGTGGCAAAAAGCTTATGCTGGAAAAAGTTGGTGCAAAAGGGTGACCTTGCAATATGGCAGAAGCCCACCAATCATATTCACTGCAAAATCACGCGAAAGGTCTACAAGAATAGACCCTTCTGTGAGGCAAAGGATCCCGATACAGCAtg GTACACTAAAATGGATATCTGCTTGACACCACTGCCAGAGGTGAATGACATCAGAGAAGTTAGTGGCGGCGAATTGCCAAAGTGGCCCCAGAGACTAAAATCAGTTCCACCAAGGATTAGTAGTGGAAGTTTGAAGGGAATTACAGGTAAGATGTTTAAAGAAAACAATGAGTTATGGAAGAAGAGAGTAGCATACTACAAGACCCTGGACTATCAGCTAGCAGAGCGTGGGAGATACCGTAATCTGCTTGATATGAATGCTTACTTGGGAGGCTTTGCAGCTGCACTGATTGATGATCCTGTGTGGGTGATGAACACTGTTCCTGTTGAGGCTGAGGTCAACACACTTGGTGCCATATATGAACGTGGATTGATTGGAACCTATATGAATTG GTGTGAAGCCATGTCCACTTACCCTCGAACTTATGACTTCATACATGGTGACTCAGTTTTTAGCCTCTACCAGAACAG GTGTAAAATGGAGGACATTCTTCTTGAGATGGATCGAATTTTGAGGCCAGAAGGAAGTGTAATCTTGCGAGATGATGTGGATGTGTTGTTGAAGGTGAAGAGTTTCACAGATGCAATGCAATGGGAATCTAGAATTGCAGACCATGAAAAGGGGCCCCACCAGAGAGAAAAGATTTTGTTTGCAGTTAAGCAGTATTGGACTGCACCATCTCCTGATCAAAAATAA
- the LOC114395529 gene encoding serine/threonine-protein phosphatase 7 long form homolog — MASSSSCSSSIQTRSGPVDGDVLWMQPKHVSEHVWNGEPDRKLHIRRAVPTYQGEEQIPEEIVPLLRQCGFYWIMKMGYLKINAALISAFIERWRPETHTFHLRCGEATITLQDMSILLGLRTDGAPLIGSTNLDWADLCEELLGVRPQEGEIEGSVVKLSWLTHHFSHINIDEGNVEQLQRFTRAWILRFIGGVLFVNKSSSRVSLRYLQFLRDFEQCSTYAWGPAVLAYLYREMCSATDYKVKSIRGMCILIQMWAWERCTTLASKRTPPVIENKPLGHRWLRRGNQHIGNDDLRVFRRKSAYLGEQFLLVEECR, encoded by the exons ATGGCATCTTCGTCGTCATGCTCATCGAGCATACAAACTAGGTCTGGTCCAGTTGATGGTGACGTCTTGTGGATGCAACCcaagcatgtttcagaacatgtttggaatggggaaccAGATAGAAAATTACACATTAGACGAGCAGTGCCGACATATCAAGGTGAAGAACAAATACCAGAGGAAATTGTTCCACTACTTCGGCAATGTGGGTTTTATTGGATCATGAAGATGGGATACCTAAAGATAAATGCGGCCTTAATTAGTGCGTtcattgaaagatggaggcccgaaACCCACACGTTTCACCTGAGATGCGGAGAGGCTACCATTACTCTCCAAGATATGTCAATTTTATTAGGTCTGCGTACTGACggggcaccattaattggttcgacaaatcttgattgggccgatttatgtgaagaattattaggagtcagaccacaggaaGGCGAAATTGAAGGCAGTGTggtcaaattaagttggctgACTCACCATTTTTCTCACATAAATATTGATGAGGGTAACGTtgaacaattacaaaggtttacccgtgcGTGGATTCTTCGATTCATAGGAGGTGTCCTCTTTGTTAACAAAAGTAGTAGCAGAGTTTCCTTAAGGTATCtacaatttttacgtgactttgaacAGTGCAGCACATATGCGTGGGGACCTGCCGTGCTTGcgtatttatatagagagatgtgcagcgccaccgattacaaagttaaatcaatcagaggtatgtgcatcttaatccaaatgtgggcatgggaacgatgcacCACTTTAGCTTCAAAGAGGACACCTCCCGtcatagaaaataaaccacttGGACACAG gtggctgcgacgtggaaatcaGCATATCGGCAATGATGATCTTAGAGTTTTCCGTCGCAAATCAGCATAtctgggtgaacaattcttactaGTTGAGGAATGtcggtga